GGCCCTGGAATTGATCGGCTGGGACCAGCCGGGCGCCGCCGTCGCCATGCAGGCTGGCCTGACCCCGCAGGAGGCGATCGACCGCGGGCTGCCGCGGCCCTGCGACTGCGACCTGGTCATCGCCGTCTTCTGGGGGCGGATGGGCACGCCCCTGCCGCCCGAGTATCACAAACCCGACGGTTCGCCCTATGCCTCCGGCAGCGAATGGGAGTACCGCAACGCGCTGGACGGCTTCCACGCGAACGGTCGGCCCGCGGTGTGGCTGTTCCGCCGGACTGAGCAGCCGAGCGTCCCACTCGGCGACCCCAACCTGGAGCGGCACCTGGACCAGTGGCGCGCGGTCGAGCGCTTCCTTGCCGCGGAATGCGACAACCCGGACGGCTCCATCGCCAGCGGCATCAACCAGTACCGCGCCCCCGACGACTTTCGGGTCCAACTCGAAGGGTTGCTGCGCGAGCACCTGGAACGCCTGGTCATCAGGCTCGATCAGGCCGCGCCGGCCGTCCGGGAGGACCCGCCCGCCCCCGACGCACCGGCCGCACCGCCCGCGCAACCGGCCTACCGCGGCGACCCCTACCCGGGCCTGGCCGCCTTCACCCCGGAGCAGGCGCCCATCTACTTCGGCCGCGGCCCGGAGATCGACCAACTCCTCGCCCTGTTCACGGACCCGCGGACCCGCTTCGCCGCCGTCGTCGGGCTGTCCGGGGCCGGCAAGTCGTCCCTGGTCGCGGCGGGCCTGATCCCGCGGCTGCGCGAGGGGCTGATCGGCGGCGCGCCCTGGCTGGACTGCCGCTGCACCCCGGCGGAGCGCGGACCCGACCCCTTCCTCGCGCTCGCCACCGTGCTCAAGGGGCTGCTGCCGGGCGACGGCGGCACCGTCGCCGACCTGGCGCGCGACCTGCAAACCGACCCGAACCGCTTCGGCGCCGCCGCTGCCGCCCTGCTCGCGGGCCGCCCGGCGGGGGCCGAACTGCTGCTTTATATCGACCAGTTGGAAGAGCTGTTCGTCCAGACCGACCCCGCACTCACCCCGGGGTTCGTCGCCCTCCTGGCCCGCGCCGCGGACACCCCGCGGGTGCGCTGCCTGGCGACCCTGCGCGGGGACTTCTACGCCGCCGCCTGTGAGCAACCCGGACTGGCCTTCCTGCTGCGCCGCGACCGCGGCACCCTGCCGCTCGACCCACCGGGCCGCCCGGCCATGGCGCGGATGATCGCGGGCCCCGCCCGCGCGGTCGGGCTCGACCTGGAGGAGGGCTTGAGCGATCGCATCCTGGAGGACGCCGGCGGGTCCGCGGCCGGTCCCGGGACCCTGGCCCTGACCGCCTTCGCACTCAATGAGCTGTATCGACTGGGCGGGGCCGCCGGGCGCCTGACCCTGGCCGACTACCGCGCCATTGGCGGCATCGACGGCGCCGTCTGTCGGCGCGCGGAGGAGACCCTCAGGCGCCTGGGCCCGGGTCCGGGCCAGTCCCCGGACGCGGCCCTGGGCGATCTCTTCGAGCGCCTGGTGGAGGTCGATGAACAAGAGGTCGCCGCCCGCCGCCGCGCCGCCTGGTCCGACCTGCCGCCCGGCTCCCGGCCCCTGGCCGCTGAACTGACCAAGGCGCGCCTGCTCACCGCCGGTCATGGCGCGGATGAGGCACCGACGCTGGAACTCGCCCACGAGAGCCTGCTGCGCGCCTGGCCGCGCCTCGCCGACTGGGTGCGGGACCACGCCGAGGCCCTGCGCGCCCGCCGTGATCTCCAGCGCGCCGCCGCCGAGTGGCAGGCCGCCGGCCGCCCCGCCGCCGCCCTGCGGGTCGGTCCCTTACTCAAACGCTACCGGGCCGCCCCGCCGCCGCGCTCCGACCTGGCCGCGGACTATCTGCGCGCCTGCGGCCGGCGGGTCTGGCGCGGCCGGGCGCTCGGGGCCATGGGGCTCATGCTGCTCGCCCTGGTGGGCTGGGTCTGGAACCGCATCAACCAGCCTACCGGCTATCCGCCCGTCCTGATGGCGAAGGGCCTGGCCGTCGAACTCGGACTGGGGCGCCTGCCCGGGCCCCTGCGCCTCCTGCACGAGCCGGACCTGGTGCCCATCCCAGGGGGGCGCTTTCAGATGGGCGACAGCGTCGGCGACGGCTACGACGATGAACGGCCGGTCCACGAGCGTACCATCGCCCCCTTCGAACTCGGCCGCACCGAGGTCACCTTCGACGACTACGACCTGTTCGCCGCCGCCACCGGCCGCCCCCGGCCGGGCGACGAGGGCTGGGGCCGCGGTCAACGGCCGGTGATCAACGTCTCCTGGGAGGAGGCGAGCGCCTATGCCGCCTGGCTCGCCAGGATCACCGACCGCCCCTGGCGGCTGCCGAGCGAGGCCGAGTGGGAGTATGCCGCCCGGGCCGGGACCACGACGGCCCGCTGGTATGAGGAGACCGAAGGGGCGGATATGGAACCTTGTCGGTACATGAACGGGCAGGATCAAAGCCTCGATCGCTCGAGCTATTTCACCGAGGGCACCAAGAAGGCATACGCGAGTCAGGGTCTGTGGAAGCCGTTTGAGTGCGACGACCATTTCGTCTACACCGCCCCGGTCGGCAGCTTCCCGCCCAATCCCTGGGGGCTGCACGACATGCTGGGCAATGTCTGGGAATGGGTGGCCGACTGCCAGTACGGGTACGCGGAGGCCCCCAAAGACGGCACGGCGGTTACGGAGGATAGCGTTTCTATTAGCAAGAAATGTGCCACCCGGGTGTTGCGCGGCGGGTCTTGGCTCAACGACGGCCGTTTCCTGCGCGCCGCGGTCCGTTTCAGGCCCGCGCCGGCCTACCGGCTCAACAATCTCGGTCTGCGTCTCGCCAGATCACTTTGACTTTTTTCTCTTGACTTTTTTCACTTTTCATCTTTCTCTTTTTTCTTCGTTTCCACGCTCTGACACTCTTAATTCCCGGCGCGCCTTCGGAGCCGGTCCGGCTGAAGCCTCGACCTCCAGTTTGGGCGTAATCGCCCACGAGATCGAGGCTTACCGTGACGGTCGCGCAGCGACGCTGTGGGAGCGGCTTCAGCCGCGACGGGACCGCGCAAGCCGTCGTGGCCTCGTCGCGGCTGAAGCCGCTCCCACGGGGGACTTGCCCGCACCGCCCCTGCGGCGCAAGGCCCCACTGCCCAGCGCCGCGCGCCCGCGCCATGAGCTAAGCTGCAAGGCACGGACATCGATCCGCGCGCTGTCGTCCCTGCCCCCCCAGGAGCCACCATGGCCCAGCCCACCAACACCCTCCCATCCGCCGTCCAGCGCTGCCACGAACTGCTCGCCTGGTTGATCCCACTGCTCGATCAATTTCCCCGCAGCCGCCGCTTCACCCTGGGTGAACGGTTGGAAAGCGGGCTGCTGTTCGTGCTCGAAAACCTGGTGGACGCGACCTATTCCCGCGACAAGCGCGAGGCCCTGGCCCGCGCCAACCGGCGCTTGGCCGTTACGCGGCACCTGTGGCGTCTGTGTCTGGAACTGGAGGTCATCGGGCTCAAGCGCTACGAGTACGGGGCCAAGCTGATGTTGGCGCTGGGCGGGGAGATCGGCGCCTGGCTGCGCGCGCGCAGCGCGCCGCCGCCGCCCGCGGAGTCCGGTCCGGCCGGCGCACCGACGGCACCGGCATGAAGCGTCTCGGGGACCTGTGGCCGCGGCTCGTGGCCTTCGAGAACCTCTGGTTCGCCTGGCGGCGCGCCCGCCGCGGCAAGTCGCGCTCCCAGGGCACCGCGCTCTTCGAACTGGATCTGGAGCACAACCTGGTCGGGCTGCAGCGCGAACTCACGCAGGGCACCTGGACCCCGGGTCCCTTTCGGCTCTTCACCATCTACGAGCAGAAGGCGCGGCTGATCGCGGCGGCGCCCTTCCGCGACCGCGTGGTCCATCACGCGGTGATGCGGGTCATCGAGCCGCCGCTGGACGCCCGCTTCATCTCCGACAGCTATGCCTGCCGCCGCGGCAAGGGTACCCATCGGGCGGTGGCGCGCTACCAGGAATGGGCGCGCCGCTACCGCTACGCGATGAAGCTCGATGTCCGGCGCTACTTTCCGTCCATCGACCGGCTACTGCTGCGGGATTGTCTGGCGCGCCGAATCAAGGATCGGCGGGTCCTGGCCCTGCTCGAGCAGATCATCGATTCGGGACCTGACTACAGCGAGCGGCCCGCGCCCTTTCCCGGCGATGACCTGTTGACCCCGCTGGAGCGCCCGCTCGGCATCCCGATCGGGAATCTCACCAGCCAGTTTTTCGCCAACCTGTACCTGGATGATTTCGACCACTGGGTCAAGGAGTCCCTGCGCTGTCCCGCCTATCTGCGCTATGTCGATGACATGGTGCTGCTGGCCGATGACAAGCAGCAACTGGCGGACTGGCGCGCGGCCATCGGTGAGCGGATGGCGGCGCTGCGCCTGCGTCTGCATCCCGAGCGCGGGCAGATCGAGCGCACCGCCGACGGCTTCACCCTCTTGGGTTACCGGGTGTTCCCCGGCTTTTGCCGACTGCGCAGCGAAAACCCCATTCGCTGCGGGCGCCGCCTGCGGGGTCTGGCCGCGGCCCTGGCCGCGGGGCGGATCGGCTGGGAGCCGATCGACGCCTCGATCCACGCCTGGGTCGGTCATGCCTGCCAGGCCGATACGCTCGGACTGCGCACGGCGGTGCTGGGTAGGCTAGTATTCAGTCGTGGGGGCGGCGCCTGAGCGCACCCGGGTGTTGCGCGGCGGGTCTTGGAACAACGACGGCCGTAACCTGCGCGCCGCGGTCCGTAACAGGAACGCGCCGGACAACCGGAACAACAATCTCGGTCTGCGTCTCGCCAGCCCGCCCGTGCGTCCCAGGGCCGCCATGTCTCAGTCGAGGGAGCGCGGATATGGCGGGTGCGGCGACGGGTGATCATGAGCGCCGTTCCGGGTTCGGCAGGGTCGCCGGGCCGAACAGCTTGCCAAGGTCGGCGGAAACGGGGGTGAGTAGCCCACGCGCGAAAGTCCCCGTTTCACTTCTGCAACCGGTCGCTCGCCGACTCCCGCGACTGCCGTGCCCGGGACCGGGCTGGTGTCCATTCACCCCGCGTCCGCTGTAAGCCTCGACCGCCGGTCGCGCAGCGACGCTGTGGGAGCGGCTTCAGCCGCGACGAGTCCGCGGGAACTTGCGCGGTCCCGCGCTAACCCGCGCGTGGCCTTCACGCGAAGGGCACGGCAGTGTGCGAGGTCGCGTCGCGGCTGAAGCCGCTCCCACGGGGGGTCAAACGGCCGGAGTCCAAGGCTTCAGCCTTGGCGCCCGCTCCAAGGCGTAAGCCTGGGACTCCGGCAAGGAACCCGAGCGGCGCGGCCTCAGCCGGTCATGCCGAAGAACCAGGCCCGATGGTCCATGCGGGCGGTCTGCTTGGCACGGCTGTGGGCGATGCGGCCCCGGTCGAGTGCGTGCAGGCAGGGGCCTACCGGGTGCTTGAGTGAGCGGAAACCGCGCAGATCCGCGCTGGTGCGGATACCGGCTGAGGTCTGTACCCTGATCATGTTGTGATACCTCTAACGATGAAGAACGGCCTTGGATACGGCCGGGACCGGGGGAGGGCATACCACACCCCGCGGCGTCCGACCACACCCGATAGCATACGCCATCGGGGCGCGAATGCTGTGATCCGATGCCGGGCAGGGGTGCGATCAGAACTGATGCCGTGACCGAGATCCCGGGCACGCCGTCCGGGTCGTTGTCGTTGTCGTTGTCGTTGTCGTGATCGGATTGTTCGATTTCGACAACGACAACGACAACGATGCCCGGTTCCTGAGAAGCTCCGGTCGCTGTAGGGTACGCATCGCGTGCCCGGCCCCAGAGGCTGCCGTGGCTCGGTGGGTAAGCGTCGCTGCGCGACCTTTACCGTAGCGGCTCAGTCCCCATCCGCCGCCTGGTCACGAAATTGCAGCGAGGCGAGCCGCGCATAGAGCCCACCCTGGCCCATCAGGTCCTCGTGGGTGCCGCTCGCGACCAGGTGCCCGTGTTCCAGGACCAGGATGCGGTCGACCTTGCGCACCGTGGCCAGGCGGTGGGCGATGACGATGCTGGTGCGGCCCTTCATCAATTCCTCCAGGGCGAGTTGCACCAGCCGCTCGCTCTCGGCGTCCAGGGCGCTGGTCGCCTCGTCCAGCAGCAGCAGGGCGGGGTCGCGCAGGATGGCGCGGGCGATGGCGATGCGCTGGCGCTGGCCGCCCGACAGCCGTACCCCGCGCTCGCCCAGGAAGGTATCGAACCCCTGCGGCAGGCGGTCCAGGAACTCGGTGGCGTGGGCGGCCTGCGCGGCGTCGCGCACCTGTGCATCGGTCACCCCGGTCAGGCCATAGCGGATGTTCTCCCAGGCGTCGGCACCGAAGATCACCGGGTCTTGCGGAACCACGGCGATGTTCCCGCGCAGTTGCCGCGGGTCCAGGTCGCGCAGGTCGATGCCGTCGAAACGGATGGCGCCCCGTTGCGGGTCATAGAAGCGCAGCAGCAGTTGGAACAGGGTGGTCTTGCCGGCACCCGAGGGGCCGACCAGTGCGACCTTCTCGCCCGGTTCGATCACCAGCGCCAGGTCACTGAGGACCGGGATCTCGGGATGGGCGGGGTAGGCGAAGCCGAGGTCCTGGAATTGGATCTGACCGCGTACCGGCTCGGGCAGGGGCAGCGGGTGCGCGGGCGGGCTGATCAGGGTCGGCGTGGCGAGCAGTTCCATCAGCCGCTCGCTGGCCCCGGCCCCGCGCAGCAGTTCGCCGACGATCTCGCTTAAGCTGCCCACGGAACTGGCGACCAGCACCGCATAGAACAGAAAGGCGGACAGCTCCCCGCCGGTGAGACGCCCCGCCAGCACCTCGCGGCCCCCGACCCACAGGACCACGCCGATGGCGCCGAAGGTCAGGGCCGTGGCGATGGACCCCAGGGCCGCGCTCAGCCGGGCGCGGCGCCGCGCGGTCTCGAAGGCGGCCTCCACCCGCTCCCCGTAGCGCGCCCGGTCGATCGCCTCGTGGCAGAACGACTGGACGGTGCGGATGGCGTGCAGCACCTCGTCCACATAGGCCCCGACATCGGCGATGCGGTCCTGGCTGGCGCGCGCCAGGCGCCGCAGCCGGTAGCCGATCAGCCACAGCGGCAGGACCACGACCGGCACGCCCAGCAGCACCAGGCCGGTCAGGTGGGGGCTGGTCAGGGCCAGCATGATGAGGCCCCCGAGCACCAGCAGCGAGGTGCGCAGGGCCATCGCCAGGGTCGAGCCCACCACCGTCTGGAGCAGCGTCGTGTCCGAGGTCAGGCGCGAGATGATTTCACCGGTGCGGGTGGTCTCGAAGAAGCCCACGTCCAGGCCCAGGACCCGGCTGAAGACCGCCGTACGCACGTCGGCGACGACCCGCTCACCGATCCAGGCGAGCAGATAGGAGCGCATCAGGATGGCCCCGGCCATCGCCAGGACCACCACCAGGAACAGCAGGAGCGAGCGGTTGAGCGCGGCCTCCGACCCGGTCTTGAGCCCGGAGTCGACCACCTCCCGGATCACCTGCCCGAAGGCGAGCACTGCCCCCGCCGCGACCATCAGGGCCAGGGCGGCGAGCAGCACACGCCCCAGGTAGGGCCGCACGAACCCGAGCAGCCGCAGCAGCGGTCCCAGGTTGCGGGTGGTCGGGCGTTGGGAGGGTGGAGGCGGGGTAGGGCGCATTAAGTTCTCGGCTTAACCTCAGGAAAAGAATCTGTCCGCAAATGAACGCAAATAAGAAATAAATCTGAAATCCACAGATGAACACAGATGAACACAGATGTTCTTCAAATTGTCATACGCTTATCGCTGATGCCGCAATCACCGGCAAGATGAGTTCCGGCCACGCGTAAGTCAATGAATAATTTGTTTTCATCTGTGTTCATCTGTGTTCATCTGTGGACAAATCTTCTTTATCTGCCTCAGATATCCGACGCCGCCGCGGGCTCCCGCGGTACCGCCTTACGCCGCACCTTGCGGGGCTTGAGATCCGCCGGCGGCCCGCCCGCAGCGCGGCCCCGCGGCGGCTTGGCGGGACGCCCCGGCGCGCCGTCCGAGATCGCCAGCAACAGCCCGCTGGCCGCAAAGGCGGTGAGCAGGCTGGCGCCGCCGTGGCTGATGAAGGGCAGGGTGGTGCCGGTCAACGGGATCGACTTGGTGACGCCGCCGATATTGAGCAGCGTCTGCACGGCCAGCACGGTGGTGAGCCCGGCCGCGAGCAGCCGGCCGAAGAGGGGGCGCCCCGGACCGGCGAGCGCGATCCCGCGGCTCAACAGGATCAGGAAGAAGAGCACCAGCACCACGCAGCCGAGAAACCCCAGTTCCTCCCCGATCACCGAATAGATGAAGTCGGCGGCGGCGATCGGCGTGTACTCGGGGCTGCCGATGCCGAAGCCCTCGCCCCAGAGCCCCCCGGCGTACATGCCGGAGAGGCCCTGGAGGATCTGCCAGCCCTCGCCGGTCGGGTCCTGGAAGGGGTCCAGCCAGGCGTCGAGGCGGCGCTGTCCGTGCTCGAAGACGGTCAGCAGCAGGGCCCCCAGCCCGGCCCCGGCCAGGAGTCCGTACACCAGATAGCCGATCCGCCCGGTGCCGCTCGCCAGCACCACCAGGCCGGCCAGGCCCAGGATCAGCATCATCCCCAGGTCCCGTTGCAGCGCCAGGAGCCCGATCAGCACCGCAAAGAAGGCGAGCAGCGGCCAGAGGGCGCGCCAGGGCGGCAGCGGCAGGCGCGGGTGCCAGCGCGCCAGCGCCTGTCCCTGACGTTCCAGGTAGGCGGCCAGGGCCAGGGGGATCGTGACCTTCAGCACCTCGGTCGGTGTCGTGAAGCCCAGGGCGTAGACGGCGCCGCGAAAGCGCTGTCCGGTCAGGAGCAACACGACGACCAGGACCAGCGAGAGCCCGGCCCAGACCCACAGGCCCCGGGCCAGCACCCGGTAACGCCCGTTGGCGAAGGCCAGGGCGCCGACCGTCATGACGAGGAATCCCGCCGGTACCAGTCCCAAGGTCAGGGCCCCGGGGCCATTATGAAAGTCCCCCATCCGATATTGGGCCAGCAGGCCGAAGCCGGAGAGGAAGGCGACCGTCGCCGTCAGGACCTGGTCGCCGCGAAAACCAGCGGCGACCAGGGACAGATGCACCCCGGCCAGCGCGAGCGCGTAGAGCGCCAGCGGCAGCAGGTCCAGGGCGCCGAGTTGCCGCCCCGACGCCGCGTCCGCCCCCAGGATCAGCACGAACCCCAGGGCCATGCAGCCCAGACAGCCCAGCAGCAGTTCACGCTCGGCCCGGCGCCGGAGCCAGGCCGCGGCGAAGCCGGTGTCGGCGGACGCGGCGCTCAAGGTCCCGCCCCCAGTTCCAGGGCCTTCACCAGCAGGTCGCGGGCGATGGGCGCCGCCACGCTCGACCCGAAGCCGCCGTGCTCCACCAGCACCGCCACCGCGAGCTTGGGGTCCGCGGCCGGCGCAAAACCGATGAACCAGCTATGGGCCGCCCCGCGCGGGTTCTCCGCGGTGCCGGTCTTGCCGGCGATGGCCAGTCCCGCGTCATTGATGCCGCGGCCGGTCCCCTGCGTGACCACCTTGCGCATCATTCCCGCCAGACGGGCGGCGGTCGGCGCTGTCATGTATTGGCCCAGGGGTGCGGCGGGTTCCTGCACGAGCAGGCGCGGGCGCATGGCGAGCCCCCGGTTGGCCACCGCCGCGGCGATGGTCGCCAGGTGCGTGGGGGAGGCGAGCACCCGCCCCTGGCCGATGGACGCCTGGGCCAGCCCGTACTGATCCGAGGCGGCCAGGCGCGGCAGGCGTCCGGTACTCAGGCTCCCGTACCGGTCGGTCCCCGGATAGAGCCGCACCTGGCGGTCGAAGGCGAAGCGCTCCCCGGTGCGGGCAAAGGCGTCCCGGCCGTAGCGCACCCCGAGTTGGGCGAAGAACACATTGGACGACTCGGCAAAGGCGGTCGTCAGGTCCAGATTGCCGAAGCCGGCCCAGGCACGCCCGGCCTTCTGGGCGCTGTAATAGTCGTGGTCGCGGATCGGCGGGTAGCGGCGCGAGGTGGTAAAGCCCCCCGCCGGGCAGTGCAGGGTGCCGCTGAAGCCGGCCTCGATCGCCTGCGCGGCCATCACTATCTTGAACACCGAGCCGGGCGGATAGAGCCCCTGGGTCGCCCGGTTCAGGAGCGGCGTGCCCGGCGCCGGCCCGCGGAACAGCTCCGGCCCCAGGCGGTTGGGGTCGAAGGCCGGGCTGGTCGCCAGCACCAGCACCGCGCCGTCCTGGGGCCGCAGCAGCACCACGGCCCCCCGGCGCTCGCCCAACTGCTGCAAGGCCAGCAGTTGCAGGTCGCTGTCGAGCGTCAGCGTCAGGTCCTGACCGCGCGGCTGCTTGGTCTTGGTCAGCAGTTGCCGGCCCAGTTCACCCCAGGACGCCAGCGTCTGCGGTGTGGCCCCGTTGAGCTGGGCGTTGGCCGCCGCCTCGGCCCCGATCGCCCCGAACCGCGGATCACTGTAGCCCACCGTGTGGGCGAAGGCCGGACCGAAGGGATAGACCCGCCGGACCCGCCCCTCGATCTCCCGGCTCTGCGCCAGCACCCGGCCGCGCCGGTCGAGGATGCGCCCGCGCAGGATGCGGTGGGCCGGGTTGAACTCGCGCCGGTCGTGCGACTGCATGAAGGCGACGAACCGCGGCCGAAAGAGCCCGGTCAACTGCCAACTCGCCTGGTAGCCCAGCACCGCCAGGAAGGCCGCCGCCAGGACCAGCAGCGGCCACGGGAACCAGCCGCCCGCGCCCACCGCCGACCGTGGCTCGGTGAGGCGCAGCCAGGCCCAGGCGCGCCACAGGACCACACAGGCGGCGAGAAAAAAGGCCAGGTGCAGGACCAGGCGCAGCGCCGGCCAGGCGGCGGAACCGACCAGGGAACCGAAGAGGTGCAGCGGATCGACAGCGGTCACCCTGGGGGCGGTCCTGGTTGGGGAGGAGACGGCCATTATCCAGGAAAATGCGGCGGGGCGTCCCGTTCCGACAGGTCGGCGGTCCGCGCGGCCCCCGCGCCCGTAGGGTCCGCTGTGCGGACCAGCGACCTACCGCCCAGCAGGTGGCCGGAGTTATGATCGAGACCGCCGCTTGACGTCCGGGGCGCGCCCGACTCCGGCCCACGATATCCAGCACCTTCGCCAACTGGCGGCCCGACCCTGAGACCAGCCGATGCACGCACCCGCACGTCCCTGCCCCAGCCTCTACGACCAGCTCGAAGCCTTACCCCAAGGGTTGACGGGGGAGATCCTCGACGGCCGACTCTATGTCCATCCGCGCCCGAGCGGGCCCCATGGGTTTACCTCCTCGGCGCTCGGCTACGACTTGATCGGACCCTTCCAACGGGGGCGCGACGGCCCCGGCGGCTGGTGGATCATCGACGAACCGGAACTGCACTTCATCCGCAACGCCGAGGTCGATGTCCCCGACCTGGCCGGTTGGCGACGCGAACGGATGCCGCTTATTCCGCAGGAACACCGCTATACCGTGGTCCCCGATTGGGTGTGCGAGGTCCTGTCGAAGTCGAGCGCGGACACCGACCGGAATGTGAAGATGCCGATCTACGCGCGCTTCGGCGTGGCCTATGCCTGGTTGATCGATCCGCAGGCGCACACCCTGGAGGCCTATGCCCTGGAAGCCGGCGCCTGGCGCGCGCTCGGGCGCTTCGCCGGCGCCGCGCCGGTCTGCGTCGCACCCTTCAATGCCGTGACCATCCAATTGGACGATCTGTGGGCGCCGACGGCATAGCGACTGGGAGTGAGTTTTCACTCAACCTCAAGGGTGGGAGCGGCTTTAGCCGCGACCAGCCTCGATCAGAATCCCGGCCTATCAGCCAACGGTGAGGTCTGCGGTCCGCACAGCGGACCCTAGGGCCCCGCGCCCGTAGGGTCCGCTGTGCGGACCAGCGACCTCCCGTTTAGCAGGATGGCCAGCGAGCTTAATGCATGTGGCAATTCGGATGAACAATCTTTACGAGGCCGATTTCGCGCAATGGGCACAAGAACAGGCCGAGCTGTGCCGCCAAGGCCGCTATAGCGAATTGGATGTCGAGCATCTGTCGGAGGAACTGGAAGGCATGAGCGCGCGTGAACGCCGCGAACTCGTCAGCCGCCTGGGCATTCTGCTGGCGCATCTGCTGAAATGGCAGTACCAGCCGCAGCGACGCGGCAACCGTTGGCGTCTGACCATCAAGATTCAGCGGTTCGATGTTGCAGCGCTGCTACACCAGAACCCCAGTCTGCGGGCACGCTTTGAAGAGTTCCTGAGCGATGCCTATGCGCGAGCCATCCTGCAGGCCGCTGGTGAAACCGGCCTGGACGAAAACGTATTTCCTGAGGCTTGTCCCTTTTCCGCCGGGCAGGTGCTTGGCGATCATTGGCCGGACGCGGTTTCCTAGAAGAATCATCGCTTGGGGTTGGATCACCGCCGCCGCGGGGTCGCGGCGGCGGCTGGGCCTTACTCGCAGAGGCCGTGGGGGTTGGAGGCGGTGGCGCCGACCATCAGGCCGACGGGGTTGCCACTGATGTCGGTGCTGGACTGCCAGAAGGTCGCATTGCCCGGCGACGGTGTGGTGGCGCTCGTGTCGATGGCGGGGCCGCCCAGGTAGTTCGGGATGCAGGCGCAGCCGATGTCGAACTCCGCCCCGTTGCCGTCGTCGCTCGCGGGTGCCTTGGTCAGCGCGACGATCACGCCGCCGGTGGCCTCAAGGTCGTTGGTACACAGGGAGTAGGGCATCGCGGGCGGCCCTTGCTCACATCCGAGCACGCCGACGGCCTTCTCGGCGGTCTGCCCCCCCATCGGATACAGGTACAGGTTCGCGGCGGAGCCCTCGGCACAGGTCGTAAGATCGAGACTGAGCCCGCTAACGGCATTGCTGAACGTCCGGTTGGTTGGGGCCGCGCTGGTGCCCGAGGAGTTGTCGTAACCCTGGTAGCCGGTCACCGTGAGCAAGCCCGTGCTGGCGTCGTAGCCGATATGCTCGGCGGCCGGTGGCGCAAAGCCGATACCGTGGTTCGGCGGGATCGCACTCGCCAGCACAAGGTTCACCGCTGGTCTGGCCGCCGGGGCGATGCCGCCAGCGCCGCCGACCAGCCTGCCGCCGCCCGTATCGCAGGATAGGGCGCCTTCCATCGTGTCGAAGCCGGTGGGGGTGGCGGTGATCACTACCGTAGCCCCGGCTAAACACTGCTTGGTGTCAAGGGTTTGCGGG
The DNA window shown above is from Candidatus Thiodictyon syntrophicum and carries:
- a CDS encoding FtsW/RodA/SpoVE family cell cycle protein, whose amino-acid sequence is MSAASADTGFAAAWLRRRAERELLLGCLGCMALGFVLILGADAASGRQLGALDLLPLALYALALAGVHLSLVAAGFRGDQVLTATVAFLSGFGLLAQYRMGDFHNGPGALTLGLVPAGFLVMTVGALAFANGRYRVLARGLWVWAGLSLVLVVVLLLTGQRFRGAVYALGFTTPTEVLKVTIPLALAAYLERQGQALARWHPRLPLPPWRALWPLLAFFAVLIGLLALQRDLGMMLILGLAGLVVLASGTGRIGYLVYGLLAGAGLGALLLTVFEHGQRRLDAWLDPFQDPTGEGWQILQGLSGMYAGGLWGEGFGIGSPEYTPIAAADFIYSVIGEELGFLGCVVLVLFFLILLSRGIALAGPGRPLFGRLLAAGLTTVLAVQTLLNIGGVTKSIPLTGTTLPFISHGGASLLTAFAASGLLLAISDGAPGRPAKPPRGRAAGGPPADLKPRKVRRKAVPREPAAASDI
- a CDS encoding DUF29 domain-containing protein; translation: MNNLYEADFAQWAQEQAELCRQGRYSELDVEHLSEELEGMSARERRELVSRLGILLAHLLKWQYQPQRRGNRWRLTIKIQRFDVAALLHQNPSLRARFEEFLSDAYARAILQAAGETGLDENVFPEACPFSAGQVLGDHWPDAVS
- a CDS encoding peptidoglycan D,D-transpeptidase FtsI family protein, translated to MTAVDPLHLFGSLVGSAAWPALRLVLHLAFFLAACVVLWRAWAWLRLTEPRSAVGAGGWFPWPLLVLAAAFLAVLGYQASWQLTGLFRPRFVAFMQSHDRREFNPAHRILRGRILDRRGRVLAQSREIEGRVRRVYPFGPAFAHTVGYSDPRFGAIGAEAAANAQLNGATPQTLASWGELGRQLLTKTKQPRGQDLTLTLDSDLQLLALQQLGERRGAVVLLRPQDGAVLVLATSPAFDPNRLGPELFRGPAPGTPLLNRATQGLYPPGSVFKIVMAAQAIEAGFSGTLHCPAGGFTTSRRYPPIRDHDYYSAQKAGRAWAGFGNLDLTTAFAESSNVFFAQLGVRYGRDAFARTGERFAFDRQVRLYPGTDRYGSLSTGRLPRLAASDQYGLAQASIGQGRVLASPTHLATIAAAVANRGLAMRPRLLVQEPAAPLGQYMTAPTAARLAGMMRKVVTQGTGRGINDAGLAIAGKTGTAENPRGAAHSWFIGFAPAADPKLAVAVLVEHGGFGSSVAAPIARDLLVKALELGAGP
- a CDS encoding Uma2 family endonuclease produces the protein MHAPARPCPSLYDQLEALPQGLTGEILDGRLYVHPRPSGPHGFTSSALGYDLIGPFQRGRDGPGGWWIIDEPELHFIRNAEVDVPDLAGWRRERMPLIPQEHRYTVVPDWVCEVLSKSSADTDRNVKMPIYARFGVAYAWLIDPQAHTLEAYALEAGAWRALGRFAGAAPVCVAPFNAVTIQLDDLWAPTA